A stretch of Chiloscyllium punctatum isolate Juve2018m chromosome 6, sChiPun1.3, whole genome shotgun sequence DNA encodes these proteins:
- the LOC140478947 gene encoding uncharacterized protein isoform X1, which yields MPVSCSALDCKNRFKKGSGITFHRFPFSRPELMAKWLKAVARENWMPSPRATLCSDHFTKDCFEERNDRRHLRFYSVPTIFPLPTNKTTSFQRSHKAKVSGGHKRISEIQKPHLESQANSVSDALCEPTEPTNITDLQPTLATETLNTGKLAQLAAAAVLNLAEFSQVLEVPLKPEVESSEVPMFFNCSAQTQTYTTEAKMESVSSEFVTIHSENESQDSAAALSSDTLHWTANVLSAPEVLSDTSTVLVSSVDAPTVPANVLPCLLTTSAELTSDQVTISEETTWISAEVLIPETQTHLSAPVLASEELQYSSAGGKLLSSRNDQDLPGMTFPQDHSYFMSPCPDIIRRTLGKKLAWERKKNEEHRQKFRVLQQKLKRKEQKIDNLTKIISQLREKHDENENENEKEELDQTQQCY from the exons ATGCCAGTCTCCTGTAGTGCACTGGATTGCAAAAACCGCTTCAAGAAAGGAAGCGGTATAACTTTCCACAG ATTTCCTTTTTCGAGACCTGAGCTCATGGCAAAATGGTTAAAAGCTGTAGCACGGGAAAACTGGATGCCATCACCAAGAGCAACTCTCTGTAGTGATCACTTCACAAAAGATTGTTTTGAGGAAAGAAATGATAGACGACATTTAAGATTCTATTCCGTTCCAACAATATTTCCACTGCCGACAAACAAG ACGACAAGCTTTCAAAGATCACATAAGGCAAAAGTTTCTGGTGGACATAAGAGAATTTCGGAGATACAGAAGCCCCATTTGGAATCACAAGCTAATTCAGTATCTGATGCACTCTGCGAGCCAACTGAGCCAACCAACATCACAGATTTACAGCCTACATTAGCCACAGAGACTCTCAACACAGGGAAGCTAGCTCAACTAGCAGCTGCAGCAGTCCTGAATTTAGCAGAATTTTCTCAAGTGTTGGAAGTTCCTCTAAAACCTGAAGTAGAGTCTTCAGAAGTCCCCATGTTTTTTAATTGCAGTGCACAAACTCAAACGTACACAACAGAAGCAAAAATGGAATCGGTTTCAAGTGAGTTCGTAACTATTCATTCAGAGAATGAATCTCAAGATTCAGCTGCAGCTCTGAGTTCAGATACCCTCCATTGGACAGCCAATGTATTATCAGCACCTGAAGTACTATCGGATACATCTACTGTGCTTGTGAGTTCAGTAGATGCTCCTACAGTGCCGGCTAATGTTTTGCCCTGTTTATTGACAACATctgcagaactaacatctgaccAAGTAACTATATCGGAAGAAACTACTTGGATATCTGCAGAAGTGCTTATTCCAGAAACACAAACTCATTTATCAGCTCCAGTTTTGGCTTCTGAAGAACTGCAGTACTCCTCTGCAGGAGGAAAACTGCTTTCATCTCGTAATGATCAGGATTTGCCAGGAATGACATTTCCCCAAGATCACAGTTATTTTATGAGTCCTTGCCCTGATATCATCAGGAGAACTCTAGGAAAGAAGCTTGCGTGGGAGAGAAAGAAGAATGAAGAGCATCGGCAAAAGTTCAGAGTACTCCAACAAAAACTGaaaagaaaagagcagaaaattgACAATCTGACAAAAATTATCAGCCAGCTGAGAGAAA AGCATGatgaaaatgaaaatgaaaatgaaaaagAAGAATTGGACCAAACACAGCAATGCTATTGA
- the LOC140478947 gene encoding uncharacterized protein isoform X2 — MAKWLKAVARENWMPSPRATLCSDHFTKDCFEERNDRRHLRFYSVPTIFPLPTNKTTSFQRSHKAKVSGGHKRISEIQKPHLESQANSVSDALCEPTEPTNITDLQPTLATETLNTGKLAQLAAAAVLNLAEFSQVLEVPLKPEVESSEVPMFFNCSAQTQTYTTEAKMESVSSEFVTIHSENESQDSAAALSSDTLHWTANVLSAPEVLSDTSTVLVSSVDAPTVPANVLPCLLTTSAELTSDQVTISEETTWISAEVLIPETQTHLSAPVLASEELQYSSAGGKLLSSRNDQDLPGMTFPQDHSYFMSPCPDIIRRTLGKKLAWERKKNEEHRQKFRVLQQKLKRKEQKIDNLTKIISQLREKHDENENENEKEELDQTQQCY, encoded by the exons ATGGCAAAATGGTTAAAAGCTGTAGCACGGGAAAACTGGATGCCATCACCAAGAGCAACTCTCTGTAGTGATCACTTCACAAAAGATTGTTTTGAGGAAAGAAATGATAGACGACATTTAAGATTCTATTCCGTTCCAACAATATTTCCACTGCCGACAAACAAG ACGACAAGCTTTCAAAGATCACATAAGGCAAAAGTTTCTGGTGGACATAAGAGAATTTCGGAGATACAGAAGCCCCATTTGGAATCACAAGCTAATTCAGTATCTGATGCACTCTGCGAGCCAACTGAGCCAACCAACATCACAGATTTACAGCCTACATTAGCCACAGAGACTCTCAACACAGGGAAGCTAGCTCAACTAGCAGCTGCAGCAGTCCTGAATTTAGCAGAATTTTCTCAAGTGTTGGAAGTTCCTCTAAAACCTGAAGTAGAGTCTTCAGAAGTCCCCATGTTTTTTAATTGCAGTGCACAAACTCAAACGTACACAACAGAAGCAAAAATGGAATCGGTTTCAAGTGAGTTCGTAACTATTCATTCAGAGAATGAATCTCAAGATTCAGCTGCAGCTCTGAGTTCAGATACCCTCCATTGGACAGCCAATGTATTATCAGCACCTGAAGTACTATCGGATACATCTACTGTGCTTGTGAGTTCAGTAGATGCTCCTACAGTGCCGGCTAATGTTTTGCCCTGTTTATTGACAACATctgcagaactaacatctgaccAAGTAACTATATCGGAAGAAACTACTTGGATATCTGCAGAAGTGCTTATTCCAGAAACACAAACTCATTTATCAGCTCCAGTTTTGGCTTCTGAAGAACTGCAGTACTCCTCTGCAGGAGGAAAACTGCTTTCATCTCGTAATGATCAGGATTTGCCAGGAATGACATTTCCCCAAGATCACAGTTATTTTATGAGTCCTTGCCCTGATATCATCAGGAGAACTCTAGGAAAGAAGCTTGCGTGGGAGAGAAAGAAGAATGAAGAGCATCGGCAAAAGTTCAGAGTACTCCAACAAAAACTGaaaagaaaagagcagaaaattgACAATCTGACAAAAATTATCAGCCAGCTGAGAGAAA AGCATGatgaaaatgaaaatgaaaatgaaaaagAAGAATTGGACCAAACACAGCAATGCTATTGA
- the LOC140478946 gene encoding neutral cholesterol ester hydrolase 1-like isoform X1 encodes MSVLLRSFPVFDPHFVMMRATVLLMVIVTGLIGYYVYVPIPNTVSEPWKLMLLDATFRGVQDMCHLAQQVGLGHHLKALNFVITMFEMLAPQSSETVEVSDTSFDGVQVRVFEPKKVDGELKRSIIYIHGGGWALGSARMRSYDHLCRKMAKDMNAVLVSIEYRLVPEVHFPEQLNDAYSATKYFLQPEVLSQYSVDPNRIAVSGDSAGGNLAAAVTQQLVVDSSIKFQLKLQALIYPVLQALDFNTPSYQQNMATPILYKHVMARFWLEYLNGDPSFVQAMLVNNHTASNLSQLTSVRAHLNWTNLLPQSLIKNYKPVIQVMGSPQVIKALPALLDPRAAPLIADKGILQLLPRAYILTCEHDILRDDGIMYAKRLEDAGIEVTLDHYEDGFHGAMIFALPPTNFDVGNRIMNNYINWLDKNL; translated from the exons ATGTCTGTGCTTCTGCGATCATTTCCAGTTTTTGATCCGCATTTTGTCATGATGCGGGCAACAGTCTTGTTAATGGTGATCGTTACCGGCCTGATAGGTTACTATGTGTACGTCCCAATTCCCAACACGGTTTCTGAACCGTGGAAACTGATGCTCTTAGATGCGACGTTCAGAGGAGTACAGGATATG TGTCATCTGGCGCAGCAAGTAGGACTTGGTCATCACCTAAAGGCTCTGAATTTTGTCATTACAATGTTTGAGATGCTTGCCCCTCAATCAAGTGAAACAGTTGAAGTTTCGGATACATCATTTGATGGAGTGCAAGTCAGAGTGTTTGAACCCAAGAAGGTCGATGGTGAACTAAAGCGAAGCATTATTTACATACACGGGGGAGGTTGGGCTTTAGGAAGTGCAA GAATGCGATCATATGATCACCTTTGTCGGAAGATGGCAAAAGATATGAATGCTGTTCTTGTCTCTATTGA ATACCGTCTTGTCCCAGAAGTTCATTTTCCTGAGCAGTTAAATGATGCTTACAGTGCTACCAAGTATTTCCTACAGCCTGAGGTTTTGTCCCAGTATTCAGTGGATCCAAATCGAATTGCAGTATCTGGTGACAGTGCTGGAGGAAACTTAGCTGCTGCTGTAACCCAGCAG CTTGTTGTGGACAGCAGTATCAAATTCCAGCTCAAGCTTCAAGCTCTTATATATCCAGTGCTTCAAGCTCTTGACTTCAATACTCCTTCCTACCAACAGAATATGGCTACACCTATCCTATACAAACATGTCATGGCCCGTTTTTGGCTAGAGTATCTGAATGGTGACCCAAGTTTTGTCCAGGCAATGTTGGTGAACAACCACACTGCTTCAAACCTAAGTCAGTTGACTTCTGTCCGTGCTCACTTAAACTGGACAAACCTTCTACCACAATCTCTTATAAAAAACTACAAACCTGTTATCCAGGTAATGGGAAGTCCACAGGTTATAAAGGCATTGCCAGCATTACTGGACCCGAGAGCAGCTCCATTAATTGCAGATAAAGGAATTCTGCAGTTATTACCAAGAGCCTACATCTTGACCTGTGAACATGATATTTTAAGAGATGATGGAATAATGTATGCAAAGCGTTTAGAAGATGCTGGAATAGAAGTGACTCTTGACCATTATGAAGATGGATTTCATGGCGCCATGATATTTGCACTTCCACCTACCAATTTTGATGTTGGAAACAGAATCATGAACAACTATATAAACTGGTTGGACAAAAATTTGTAA
- the LOC140478946 gene encoding neutral cholesterol ester hydrolase 1-like isoform X2 gives MSVLLRSFPVFDPHFVMMRATVLLMVIVTGLIGYYVYVPIPNTVSEPWKLMLLDATFRGVQDMCHLAQQVGLGHHLKALNFVITMFEMLAPQSSETVEVSDTSFDGVQVRVFEPKKVDGELKRSIIYIHGGGWALGSASKYIANGSRMRSYDHLCRKMAKDMNAVLVSIEYRLVPEVHFPEQLNDAYSATKYFLQPEVLSQYSVDPNRIAVSGDSAGGNLAAAVTQQLVVDSSIKFQLKLQALIYPVLQALDFNTPSYQQNMATPILYKHVMARFWLEYLNGDPSFVQAMLVNNHTASNLSQLTSVRAHLNWTNLLPQSLIKNYKPVIQVMGSPQVIKALPALLDPRAAPLIADKGILQLLPRAYILTCEHDILRDDGIMYAKRLEDAGIEVTLDHYEDGFHGAMIFALPPTNFDVGNRIMNNYINWLDKNL, from the exons ATGTCTGTGCTTCTGCGATCATTTCCAGTTTTTGATCCGCATTTTGTCATGATGCGGGCAACAGTCTTGTTAATGGTGATCGTTACCGGCCTGATAGGTTACTATGTGTACGTCCCAATTCCCAACACGGTTTCTGAACCGTGGAAACTGATGCTCTTAGATGCGACGTTCAGAGGAGTACAGGATATG TGTCATCTGGCGCAGCAAGTAGGACTTGGTCATCACCTAAAGGCTCTGAATTTTGTCATTACAATGTTTGAGATGCTTGCCCCTCAATCAAGTGAAACAGTTGAAGTTTCGGATACATCATTTGATGGAGTGCAAGTCAGAGTGTTTGAACCCAAGAAGGTCGATGGTGAACTAAAGCGAAGCATTATTTACATACACGGGGGAGGTTGGGCTTTAGGAAGTGCAAGTAAGTATATTGCAAATGGGAGTA GAATGCGATCATATGATCACCTTTGTCGGAAGATGGCAAAAGATATGAATGCTGTTCTTGTCTCTATTGA ATACCGTCTTGTCCCAGAAGTTCATTTTCCTGAGCAGTTAAATGATGCTTACAGTGCTACCAAGTATTTCCTACAGCCTGAGGTTTTGTCCCAGTATTCAGTGGATCCAAATCGAATTGCAGTATCTGGTGACAGTGCTGGAGGAAACTTAGCTGCTGCTGTAACCCAGCAG CTTGTTGTGGACAGCAGTATCAAATTCCAGCTCAAGCTTCAAGCTCTTATATATCCAGTGCTTCAAGCTCTTGACTTCAATACTCCTTCCTACCAACAGAATATGGCTACACCTATCCTATACAAACATGTCATGGCCCGTTTTTGGCTAGAGTATCTGAATGGTGACCCAAGTTTTGTCCAGGCAATGTTGGTGAACAACCACACTGCTTCAAACCTAAGTCAGTTGACTTCTGTCCGTGCTCACTTAAACTGGACAAACCTTCTACCACAATCTCTTATAAAAAACTACAAACCTGTTATCCAGGTAATGGGAAGTCCACAGGTTATAAAGGCATTGCCAGCATTACTGGACCCGAGAGCAGCTCCATTAATTGCAGATAAAGGAATTCTGCAGTTATTACCAAGAGCCTACATCTTGACCTGTGAACATGATATTTTAAGAGATGATGGAATAATGTATGCAAAGCGTTTAGAAGATGCTGGAATAGAAGTGACTCTTGACCATTATGAAGATGGATTTCATGGCGCCATGATATTTGCACTTCCACCTACCAATTTTGATGTTGGAAACAGAATCATGAACAACTATATAAACTGGTTGGACAAAAATTTGTAA